In Crassostrea angulata isolate pt1a10 chromosome 4, ASM2561291v2, whole genome shotgun sequence, one genomic interval encodes:
- the LOC128181489 gene encoding complement C1q-like protein 3, with amino-acid sequence MLLNLLLALWFSLRGAAYAGNKSQTDTRTKVGLLKSLIYDNAKEIVILDSSALKQLIQLSSDNYSSTTVRRVSFSVSLRPKELKLGAGQSVKYDEVLTNEGNGYNDRTGVFTCPVAGTYMFVVDSLSQPGIWLHLKVNKNVVGKLHVSSSGYNGNPLIQISRTVIVRLKPGDHVKIENASNIGTIYHKMFSGFTGTFLN; translated from the exons ATGTTGCTGAATTTGTTGTTAGCGTTGTGGTTCAGTTTACGTGGTGCAGCTTACGCCGGAAACAAGTCCCAGACAGACACACGGACAAAGGTTGGTTTGTTGAAGTCGTTAATTTACGACAACGCCAAGGAAATAGTTATCCTGGATTCTTCAGCCCTAAAACAACTGATTCAACTGTCTTCGGATAACT ATTCTTCCACCACAGTGCGGCGAGTCAGCTTTTCTGTCAGCTTAAGACCGAAGGAACTCAAGCTTGGAGCTGGACAATCGGTGAAATATGACGAAGTACTCACAAATGAAGGGAACGGATATAACGACAGAACGGGAGTGTTCACGTGTCCTGTGGCGGGAACCTACATGTTTGTTGTCGACTCTTTATCCCAACCTGGGATCTGGTTACATTTGAAAGTCAACAAAAACGTAGTCGGTAAACTCCACGTGTCTTCTAGTGGATACAATGGAAACCCATTAATCCAAATAAGCAGGACAGTAATTGTTCGGCTCAAACCAGGGGACCATGTCAAAATTGAAAATGCTTCAAACATCGGTACGATATACCATAAAATGTTCTCAGGATTTACAGGAACATTCTTGAATTGA